A single Megachile rotundata isolate GNS110a chromosome 9, iyMegRotu1, whole genome shotgun sequence DNA region contains:
- the LOC105663958 gene encoding uncharacterized protein LOC105663958 isoform X6, translating into MISSFPSYDEELFNSAYANISLIADKAWSFDKEDPFQKFNRSLWIEYRKVAAKYKENVNRRAKRVRDVIPESRLASYGNYEYDEERENLYKSSTDDDATSAPLPNFCWTEVTESWMLPDVQKYFGWLTSNGSRSNRESSTATVPEADHVPNIVAPQWDDRLRATRNKFRSTHVSDDESSQRTTSIESNVGKEHYPHRRYTIENCMEMQLHVRVTSEAIRNLWKFPGNGQQHCSRLQQAREQNSRGKERPQQFCYAFRYRPLVLRTEYQTAHPESQFSDYGTIRKHLPAVLSPEVAEFFPKVATMRFDDNREQNANRVQYFPSLDETTYQNELFPYNRTRENVGTAFHQNTGVPLVAATDTTMFIGHPHQWYQRIPAPVQIQSSTGSSLSCSSIQPLRATSVARYPVQLRDNIREKFLQPKPVSIPVYQHPVELYRDTGQKRKNHGVDFKNLILLTKNAMKAHRGQSKEPHQKPTYILETRNRASKTESEVFRWNVDGKADRKASGSRREKDETENKERPKTERSSNEKKDQSEIRNRRRLYRDVLTNASVNQAMFENVFEKRYDELEKQAMEQYRSSEESLALKYQELERQALEQYKCCENLQEDYSMDSERFDGDSTTSRNLENTNCFDGQNCSGFRRLFGRKANERRRNGE; encoded by the exons ATGATATCTTCGTTCCCGTCGTACGACGAAGAGCTTTTCAACAGCGCCTATGCGAACATTAGTTTAATAGCGGACAAAGCGTGGAGCTTCGACAAAGAGGAtccttttcaaaaattcaatcgATCTTTGTGGATCGAG TATCGTAAGGTGGCCGCAAAGTACAAAGAAAATGTCAACCGCCGAGCGAAACGCGTTCGCGACGTTATCCCGGAGTCTCGTTTGGCCAGCTACGGCAATTACGAGTACGACGAGGAACGCGAAAACCTCTACAAATCCTCTACGGATGACGACGCAACCTCTGCTCCTTTACCGAATTTCTGCTGGACGGAAGTTACCGAGTCGTGGATGCTTCCCGACGTCCAAAAATACTTCGGCTGGTTAACTTCGAACGGATCGCGATCGAATCGTGAATC TTCAACGGCTACAGTACCGGAAGCTGACCACGTACCGAACATCGTCGCGCCACAATGGGACGACCGGTTGCGAGCAACGCGGAACAAGTTTAGATCGACCCACGTTTCGGACGACGAATCGAGCCAGCGAACAACTTCGATCG AATCGAACGTTGGCAAGGAGCATTACCCGCATCGACGTTACACCATTGAAAATTGTATGGAGATGCAGCTACACGTTCGCGTAACCAGCGAAGCGATTCGAAACCTATGGAAATTTCCCGGCAACGGGCAACAGCACTGTTCTCGGCTACAACAAGCCCGCGAACAAAATTCTCGCGGCAAAGAACGTCCGCAACAATTCTGTTACGCGTTTCGGTACAGACCTTTGGTACTGAGAACGGAGTACCAAACCGCGCATCCGGAGAGTCAATTTTCCGATTACGGGACGATCAGAAAACACCTACCGGCTGTTCTCAGTCCCGAAGTGGCCGAATTCTTTCCGAAAGTGGCTACGATGCGATTCGACGACAACAGGGAACAGAATGCTAACCGAGTGCAGTATTTTCCGTCCCTCGACGAAACGACTTATCAGAACGAGTTATTCCCGTACAACAGAACTCGCGAGAACGTCGGAACCGCGTTTCACCAG AATACGGGAGTACCTTTAGTAGCAGCTACGGACACGACTATGTTTATCGGACATCCCCATCAATGGTATCAAAGAATACCAGCCCCTGTACAGATACAGAGCTCTACTGGCTCGTCTCTGTCGTGTAGCTCGATACAACCGTTGCGAGCCACCAGCGTCGCTCGTTATCCCGTACAGCTGCGAGACAAC ATTCGAGAGAAGTTCCTGCAACCGAAGCCTGTATCGATACCGGTATACCAACACCCTGTGGAATTGTATCGGGATACGGGACAGAAGAGAAAGAACCATGGAGTCGATTTCAAAAATCTGATACTCTTAACGAAGAACGCTATGAAAGCTCATCGTGGCCAATCGAAAGAACCGCACCAAAAGCCGACTTACATCCTCGAGACGAGGAATCGTGCTTCGAAAACCGAGTCGGAAGTATTTCGATG GAACGTCGATGGGAAAGCCGATAGAAAAGCATCCGGTAGCAGGAGAGAGAAGGACGAGACGGAGAATAAGGAACGTCCGAAGACGGAAAGATCGTCTAACGAGAAGAAGGATCAAAGCGAAATTCGAAACAGAAGAAGACTTTACAGAGACGTGTTGACGAACGCGTCGGTGAATCAAGCCATGTTCGAGAACGTATTCGAGAAGAG GTACGACGAATTAGAGAAACAAGCGATGGAACAATACAGATCCTCGGAAGAATCTCTAGCGCTGAAATATCAA GAACTGGAACGTCAAGCATTGGAACAGTACAAATGTTGCGAAAACCTGCAGGAGGATTACTCGATGGATAGCGAACGATTCGACGGTGATTCGACGACCTCGAGGAACCTCGAAAATACCAACTGCTTCGATGGACAAAACTGTTCTGGTTTTCGAAG GTTGTTCGGTAGAAAAGCAAACGAACGTCGCAGGAACGGCGAGTAA
- the LOC105663958 gene encoding uncharacterized protein LOC105663958 isoform X5 — translation MISSFPSYDEELFNSAYANISLIADKAWSFDKEDPFQKFNRSLWIEYRKVAAKYKENVNRRAKRVRDVIPESRLASYGNYEYDEERENLYKSSTDDDATSAPLPNFCWTEVTESWMLPDVQKYFGWLTSNGSRSNRESSTATVPEADHVPNIVAPQWDDRLRATRNKFRSTHVSDDESSQRTTSIESNVGKEHYPHRRYTIENCMEMQLHVRVTSEAIRNLWKFPGNGQQHCSRLQQAREQNSRGKERPQQFCYAFRYRPLVLRTEYQTAHPESQFSDYGTIRKHLPAVLSPEVAEFFPKVATMRFDDNREQNANRVQYFPSLDETTYQNELFPYNRTRENVGTAFHQNTGVPLVAATDTTMFIGHPHQWYQRIPAPVQIQSSTGSSLSCSSIQPLRATSVARYPVQLRDNIREKFLQPKPVSIPVYQHPVELYRDTGQKRKNHGVDFKNLILLTKNAMKAHRGQSKEPHQKPTYILETRNRASKTESEVFRWNVDGKADRKASGSRREKDETENKERPKTERSSNEKKDQSEIRNRRRLYRDVLTNASVNQAMFENVFEKRYDELEKQAMEQYRSSEESLALKYQVRCFKLTFERFVVFLRCALYKNWNVKHWNSTNVAKTCRRITRWIANDSTVIRRPRGTSKIPTASMDKTVLVFEGVVL, via the exons ATGATATCTTCGTTCCCGTCGTACGACGAAGAGCTTTTCAACAGCGCCTATGCGAACATTAGTTTAATAGCGGACAAAGCGTGGAGCTTCGACAAAGAGGAtccttttcaaaaattcaatcgATCTTTGTGGATCGAG TATCGTAAGGTGGCCGCAAAGTACAAAGAAAATGTCAACCGCCGAGCGAAACGCGTTCGCGACGTTATCCCGGAGTCTCGTTTGGCCAGCTACGGCAATTACGAGTACGACGAGGAACGCGAAAACCTCTACAAATCCTCTACGGATGACGACGCAACCTCTGCTCCTTTACCGAATTTCTGCTGGACGGAAGTTACCGAGTCGTGGATGCTTCCCGACGTCCAAAAATACTTCGGCTGGTTAACTTCGAACGGATCGCGATCGAATCGTGAATC TTCAACGGCTACAGTACCGGAAGCTGACCACGTACCGAACATCGTCGCGCCACAATGGGACGACCGGTTGCGAGCAACGCGGAACAAGTTTAGATCGACCCACGTTTCGGACGACGAATCGAGCCAGCGAACAACTTCGATCG AATCGAACGTTGGCAAGGAGCATTACCCGCATCGACGTTACACCATTGAAAATTGTATGGAGATGCAGCTACACGTTCGCGTAACCAGCGAAGCGATTCGAAACCTATGGAAATTTCCCGGCAACGGGCAACAGCACTGTTCTCGGCTACAACAAGCCCGCGAACAAAATTCTCGCGGCAAAGAACGTCCGCAACAATTCTGTTACGCGTTTCGGTACAGACCTTTGGTACTGAGAACGGAGTACCAAACCGCGCATCCGGAGAGTCAATTTTCCGATTACGGGACGATCAGAAAACACCTACCGGCTGTTCTCAGTCCCGAAGTGGCCGAATTCTTTCCGAAAGTGGCTACGATGCGATTCGACGACAACAGGGAACAGAATGCTAACCGAGTGCAGTATTTTCCGTCCCTCGACGAAACGACTTATCAGAACGAGTTATTCCCGTACAACAGAACTCGCGAGAACGTCGGAACCGCGTTTCACCAG AATACGGGAGTACCTTTAGTAGCAGCTACGGACACGACTATGTTTATCGGACATCCCCATCAATGGTATCAAAGAATACCAGCCCCTGTACAGATACAGAGCTCTACTGGCTCGTCTCTGTCGTGTAGCTCGATACAACCGTTGCGAGCCACCAGCGTCGCTCGTTATCCCGTACAGCTGCGAGACAAC ATTCGAGAGAAGTTCCTGCAACCGAAGCCTGTATCGATACCGGTATACCAACACCCTGTGGAATTGTATCGGGATACGGGACAGAAGAGAAAGAACCATGGAGTCGATTTCAAAAATCTGATACTCTTAACGAAGAACGCTATGAAAGCTCATCGTGGCCAATCGAAAGAACCGCACCAAAAGCCGACTTACATCCTCGAGACGAGGAATCGTGCTTCGAAAACCGAGTCGGAAGTATTTCGATG GAACGTCGATGGGAAAGCCGATAGAAAAGCATCCGGTAGCAGGAGAGAGAAGGACGAGACGGAGAATAAGGAACGTCCGAAGACGGAAAGATCGTCTAACGAGAAGAAGGATCAAAGCGAAATTCGAAACAGAAGAAGACTTTACAGAGACGTGTTGACGAACGCGTCGGTGAATCAAGCCATGTTCGAGAACGTATTCGAGAAGAG GTACGACGAATTAGAGAAACAAGCGATGGAACAATACAGATCCTCGGAAGAATCTCTAGCGCTGAAATATCAAGTACGATGTTTTAAACTTACCTTCGAACGATTCGTCGTCTTTCTTCGATGCGCACTCTACAA GAACTGGAACGTCAAGCATTGGAACAGTACAAATGTTGCGAAAACCTGCAGGAGGATTACTCGATGGATAGCGAACGATTCGACGGTGATTCGACGACCTCGAGGAACCTCGAAAATACCAACTGCTTCGATGGACAAAACTGTTCTGGTTTTCGAAGGTGTAGTCCTCTGA